Proteins from a genomic interval of Nostoc sp. TCL240-02:
- the prmA gene encoding 50S ribosomal protein L11 methyltransferase has translation MANTWWELQILCEPDLEDSIFWRLEDFGCRGTASENKGNSSLVRAYLSTLQTQLLDLAALSLWLRQDALCVGVSSPSLQWQLIDEEDWATSWKQYWHPQEIGDRFLINPAWLPLPETTERLVIRLDPGVAFGTGNHATTQLCLESLEMRLSRVPQSFVGNSGKHKHLVIADIGCGSGILSIGALLLGAEKVYAVDNDPLAVQSTISNGVLNDIDSERLLPALGSVDVLTKLLDKPVDGIVCNILAHVIIELIPEMSAIAKPETWAIFSGILLEQSKAVADALEQNGWVVATLWKRKEWCCLNVRRS, from the coding sequence ATGGCAAACACCTGGTGGGAACTACAGATTTTATGTGAGCCAGACCTAGAAGATTCAATCTTTTGGCGACTGGAAGATTTTGGCTGTCGTGGGACAGCTAGTGAAAATAAAGGAAATTCATCTTTAGTTAGGGCTTATTTATCGACACTTCAAACGCAGCTGCTAGATTTGGCAGCACTATCGCTGTGGCTGCGTCAAGATGCCCTCTGTGTAGGAGTTTCATCTCCCTCACTGCAATGGCAGTTAATTGATGAGGAAGATTGGGCAACTAGCTGGAAACAATATTGGCATCCGCAAGAAATTGGCGATCGCTTCCTAATTAATCCCGCGTGGCTACCATTACCAGAAACAACAGAACGGTTGGTAATTCGTCTTGACCCTGGTGTAGCATTTGGTACGGGCAACCATGCCACCACCCAGCTATGTTTGGAATCCCTAGAAATGAGGCTGAGTCGAGTTCCTCAGTCATTTGTGGGTAATAGTGGCAAACATAAACATCTGGTAATTGCAGATATTGGCTGTGGTTCTGGTATCCTTTCCATTGGAGCGCTGCTACTGGGAGCCGAAAAAGTCTATGCAGTAGATAATGACCCTTTAGCGGTGCAATCAACTATCAGTAATGGTGTCCTGAATGACATTGACTCAGAACGTTTACTACCAGCACTGGGAAGTGTAGACGTTTTAACAAAACTGCTTGATAAACCAGTGGACGGTATAGTTTGCAATATTTTGGCTCATGTAATTATTGAGTTGATTCCAGAAATGAGTGCGATCGCTAAACCTGAAACTTGGGCAATCTTCAGTGGTATTTTACTAGAACAATCTAAAGCTGTTGCTGATGCTTTAGAACAAAATGGTTGGGTCGTTGCTACCCTGTGGAAACGAAAAGAATGGTGTTGCTTGAATGTACGGCGTTCTTAA
- the serA gene encoding phosphoglycerate dehydrogenase, whose protein sequence is MSKVLVSDSIDQAGIDILSQVATVDVKIGLKPAQLLEIIGEYDALMIRSSTRVTQEIIEAGTQLKIIGRAGVGVDNVDVPAATRRGIVVVNSPEGNTIAAAEHALAMILSLSRHIPDANASVKRGAWDRNSFVGAEVYKKTLGVVGLGKIGSHVAAVAKTMGMKLLAYDPFISTERAEQIGCQLVELDLLFQQADYITLHIPKTPETTHLINATTLAKMKPTARIINCARGGIIDEVALAAALKAGKIGGAALDVFESEPLGESELRSLGKEVILTPHLGASTAEAQVNVAIDVAEQIRDVLLGLPARSAVNIPGLGPDVLEELKPYMQLAETLGNLVGQLAGGRVEVLNIRLQGELATNKSQPLVVAALKGLLYQALRERVNYVNASIEAKERGIRVIETRDASIRDYAGTLHLEATGTLGTHSVTGALLGEREIHLTDVDGFPINVPPSKYMLFTLHRDMPGIIGKLGSLLGSFNVNIASMQVGRKIVRGDAVMALSIDDPLPEGILDEIIKVPGIRDAYTVTL, encoded by the coding sequence ATGTCTAAGGTTCTTGTCTCAGATTCTATTGACCAAGCTGGAATTGACATTCTTTCGCAAGTTGCTACTGTTGATGTCAAAATAGGTCTAAAACCAGCCCAACTGCTCGAAATTATTGGTGAATATGACGCACTGATGATTCGCTCTAGTACGCGGGTCACTCAAGAAATCATTGAAGCTGGCACTCAGCTAAAAATTATCGGCCGTGCTGGCGTGGGTGTGGATAATGTGGATGTTCCCGCAGCCACACGCCGAGGAATTGTAGTAGTCAATTCTCCAGAGGGAAACACAATTGCCGCCGCTGAACACGCGCTAGCAATGATTCTGTCTTTGTCTCGCCACATCCCCGATGCTAACGCTTCGGTGAAACGCGGTGCGTGGGATCGCAATAGCTTTGTTGGCGCGGAAGTCTACAAAAAAACTCTCGGCGTTGTCGGTTTGGGTAAAATTGGCTCCCATGTTGCGGCTGTAGCTAAGACAATGGGGATGAAACTCCTAGCTTATGACCCTTTTATTTCTACAGAACGAGCCGAACAAATTGGCTGTCAGTTGGTGGAGCTAGATTTACTCTTCCAGCAAGCAGACTATATCACCCTACACATCCCCAAAACCCCAGAAACCACGCACTTAATCAATGCCACAACCCTGGCAAAAATGAAACCTACAGCCCGGATTATCAACTGCGCTCGTGGTGGGATCATTGATGAAGTAGCTTTAGCAGCAGCTTTGAAAGCGGGTAAAATTGGTGGTGCAGCCTTGGATGTGTTCGAGTCAGAACCTCTGGGTGAATCGGAATTGCGATCGCTAGGTAAGGAAGTTATCCTCACCCCCCACTTGGGAGCCTCTACCGCAGAAGCTCAAGTGAATGTGGCAATTGATGTTGCCGAACAAATTCGGGATGTACTTTTAGGACTACCAGCGCGTTCAGCCGTAAACATTCCCGGACTCGGCCCCGATGTGTTGGAAGAACTCAAACCCTACATGCAACTAGCAGAAACTCTGGGTAATCTAGTAGGACAGCTAGCTGGCGGACGGGTGGAAGTACTCAATATTCGTTTGCAAGGCGAACTTGCAACCAATAAAAGTCAGCCTTTGGTAGTAGCTGCCCTGAAAGGATTACTTTACCAAGCTTTGCGCGAACGGGTAAATTACGTCAATGCCAGCATAGAAGCTAAAGAACGCGGAATTCGGGTAATTGAAACCCGTGATGCTTCCATCAGAGACTATGCCGGAACGCTTCATCTAGAAGCTACGGGTACTTTAGGTACTCATTCGGTCACAGGTGCTTTGCTAGGCGAGCGGGAAATCCACCTAACCGATGTTGACGGTTTCCCCATTAACGTCCCACCCAGCAAATATATGCTGTTTACCCTGCACCGCGATATGCCGGGGATTATTGGCAAACTTGGTTCATTACTCGGCAGTTTTAATGTGAATATTGCCAGTATGCAAGTAGGTCGTAAAATCGTCCGTGGTGATGCGGTAATGGCTTTGAGTATAGATGACCCTTTACCAGAGGGCATTTTGGATGAGATTATAAAAGTCCCTGGTATTCGGGACGCGTATACAGTAACTCTATGA
- a CDS encoding Uma2 family endonuclease: MLEYNLPRYLPSAEELPDSDETPVDNELQELIPGLLKAILLILWAERMDWLFAIDMGIYYHPDKPPIVPDGFLSLGIERFYDEELRPSYVLWDENVVPIFVLEVVSQNYRKEYTTKLDEYEALGVLYYVIYSSRRRRKPHLEVHKLVNGKYELQEGNPVWLPEIGLGIGCERGNYCGVTREWMYWYDEQAQRYLTPAEQVKQETQRAQQEAQRAQQETQRAQQEAQRAQQAEERVQQLTEQLRALGIDPDNLG, encoded by the coding sequence ATGTTAGAGTACAACTTGCCAAGGTACTTACCCTCAGCTGAGGAGCTACCAGACTCTGACGAAACACCTGTGGATAATGAACTGCAAGAATTGATACCAGGTTTGCTGAAGGCGATCCTGCTAATACTTTGGGCAGAACGCATGGACTGGCTATTTGCCATAGATATGGGTATTTATTATCATCCTGATAAACCGCCCATTGTGCCAGATGGGTTTTTAAGCTTAGGGATAGAGCGGTTTTATGATGAAGAGTTGCGTCCCAGTTATGTGTTGTGGGATGAAAATGTTGTACCGATTTTCGTGTTAGAAGTAGTTTCCCAAAACTATCGCAAGGAATACACTACTAAATTGGATGAATACGAGGCTTTAGGTGTACTTTACTACGTGATTTATTCCTCTCGTCGCCGCCGCAAACCCCATCTGGAAGTACATAAGTTAGTTAATGGTAAGTATGAATTGCAAGAGGGAAACCCCGTTTGGCTACCAGAAATCGGCTTAGGAATTGGTTGCGAAAGGGGAAATTATTGCGGTGTAACGCGGGAATGGATGTATTGGTATGATGAGCAAGCACAACGATATCTCACGCCCGCAGAACAAGTAAAACAAGAAACACAACGCGCTCAACAAGAAGCACAACGCGCTCAACAAGAAACACAACGCGCTCAACAAGAAGCACAACGCGCTCAACAAGCAGAAGAACGGGTGCAACAATTGACAGAACAATTAAGAGCGCTAGGAATAGATCCAGATAATCTGGGTTAA
- a CDS encoding histidine kinase N-terminal 7TM domain-containing protein translates to MISTTVAFAAWQRRSICLASKPFILMMLAIAGYATVAAMEAAAILLREKIFWSKLEYVGSGSVITLFLIFAMQFTNKNRWLTPRNTALLWAIPTFNVILVATNEWHGLVWSGFLPDPKGSNFVIYQHNLGFFWIMACVYLYTLTGVVMLIQKALVPSVLSRRQSSMALAGAVLPILGASLYMLRLTPPGLNITPMSFMLAGLFYFVSLFRFRMFDLVPVARDTLIENMSDGVLVLDAQNRIIDFNPALKHLIGVKKQHIGQPAAQVLAKWPEIIRLYHTHESVKTEIFINSVTPCYVELLITSLHNKRKQLTGRLLVLRDITQRYQTQSELRQANEYLQKQVLEIQTLQVQLREQAIRDGLTGLFNGRYFDEIFPKELVRGTRDSERVALIMMDIDYFKKINDTFGHQAGDRVIQVFADLLRYYSDTNSQNIVCRYGGEEFVLALPGLTQEKAFQHAEHIRLSFQAARLESRGKEIYTTVSGGVAVFPDHGKTTDELLQVVDQALYAAKLDGRNCIKCVQSN, encoded by the coding sequence ATCATCTCAACTACTGTTGCGTTTGCAGCTTGGCAGCGTCGCTCAATTTGTTTGGCTAGCAAGCCTTTCATTTTGATGATGCTAGCGATCGCTGGATACGCTACAGTTGCAGCAATGGAAGCAGCAGCAATTTTGCTCCGAGAAAAAATATTTTGGTCAAAGCTGGAATATGTCGGTTCAGGCAGTGTAATTACGCTCTTCCTCATATTTGCAATGCAGTTCACGAATAAAAATCGTTGGCTAACGCCTCGAAATACTGCGTTGCTATGGGCTATCCCTACTTTCAATGTGATTTTGGTAGCAACAAACGAATGGCATGGCTTAGTCTGGTCTGGCTTTTTACCAGATCCCAAAGGAAGTAATTTTGTGATTTATCAACATAATCTTGGTTTTTTTTGGATTATGGCCTGCGTTTACCTCTACACGCTTACAGGGGTAGTAATGCTTATTCAGAAAGCCTTAGTGCCATCAGTTCTGTCTCGTCGGCAGTCAAGTATGGCATTAGCCGGTGCAGTATTACCAATATTAGGCGCTAGCTTGTATATGCTCCGCCTCACTCCTCCTGGTCTAAATATCACCCCCATGAGCTTTATGCTGGCTGGACTGTTCTATTTTGTTAGCCTTTTTCGCTTCAGAATGTTTGACCTCGTTCCTGTAGCTAGAGATACGTTGATTGAGAATATGAGTGACGGTGTGCTGGTGTTGGATGCCCAAAATCGGATTATTGACTTTAATCCGGCGCTAAAACATCTTATTGGGGTGAAAAAGCAGCATATTGGACAACCTGCTGCTCAAGTTTTGGCAAAATGGCCAGAAATCATCAGGCTGTACCATACTCATGAAAGCGTCAAAACAGAGATATTCATCAATTCGGTAACTCCTTGTTATGTAGAGCTACTAATTACTTCATTACACAATAAGCGCAAGCAGTTAACAGGTCGTTTACTTGTTTTGCGTGACATTACCCAACGTTATCAGACTCAATCTGAACTGCGACAGGCGAATGAATATTTGCAAAAACAGGTACTTGAAATTCAAACATTACAGGTTCAGTTACGAGAACAGGCTATACGGGACGGGCTGACAGGCTTGTTTAATGGGCGTTATTTTGACGAGATATTTCCAAAAGAACTAGTACGGGGAACGCGGGATTCTGAGCGGGTTGCCCTGATAATGATGGATATCGATTATTTTAAAAAAATTAATGATACATTCGGTCATCAGGCTGGCGATCGCGTAATTCAGGTATTTGCAGACCTTCTTCGCTACTATAGTGATACTAATTCTCAAAACATTGTATGCCGATATGGTGGTGAAGAATTTGTATTAGCTTTACCTGGGCTGACACAGGAGAAAGCGTTTCAACACGCTGAACATATCCGCTTATCGTTTCAAGCTGCGCGGTTGGAATCTAGAGGTAAAGAAATATATACAACAGTTTCAGGTGGAGTGGCCGTGTTTCCAGATCATGGAAAAACCACTGATGAGTTATTGCAAGTAGTTGATCAAGCGCTATATGCCGCTAAGTTAGATGGCCGTAATTGCATCAAGTGTGTGCAATCTAATTGA
- a CDS encoding transposase, with the protein MKAYSLDLRQKIVDAYACGDISQRKLAKNFGVTLSFVQNLLKRHRELGMIGPKVRTEQTATKLNAEQLEILRQLVIAQPDATLSELRERLYEKTEVLIGVATVNRMVRWKLHLNLKKKVSTSQKKVVMKSN; encoded by the coding sequence ATGAAAGCCTACTCTCTCGACTTGCGTCAAAAAATAGTTGATGCTTATGCCTGCGGTGACATTTCCCAACGAAAACTGGCTAAAAACTTTGGTGTCACCTTAAGTTTTGTGCAAAATTTACTCAAACGCCATCGAGAATTGGGGATGATAGGCCCCAAGGTGCGGACTGAGCAGACAGCAACAAAGTTGAATGCTGAACAGTTAGAAATCCTGCGCCAACTCGTCATAGCACAGCCCGATGCGACGTTAAGCGAATTGCGGGAACGACTTTACGAGAAAACAGAGGTCTTAATTGGGGTAGCTACGGTGAATCGGATGGTTCGCTGGAAACTTCACCTCAACCTCAAAAAAAAAGTCTCCACCTCACAAAAAAAGGTAGTGATGAAGTCCAACTAG
- a CDS encoding transposase has product MCPRLAWPSAYAQKPNRKGKNVSVIGAISLKGLLTQWSGLGSIDALTFDAFIAQKLVPKLWPGAVVIMDNCSIHKSDELEALLIAAGAHLIYLPPYSPDFSPIENCWSKIKNILRRIGARTYPDLLQALDTAFAEVTIENLLGWFTHCCYCTSQD; this is encoded by the coding sequence ATGTGCCCGCGCCTTGCCTGGCCTTCAGCCTATGCTCAAAAGCCCAACCGCAAAGGGAAAAATGTCTCGGTAATTGGTGCAATTAGCTTGAAAGGACTGCTCACCCAATGGAGTGGCTTAGGTTCTATCGATGCTTTGACTTTTGATGCCTTCATCGCCCAAAAGCTCGTACCCAAACTTTGGCCTGGTGCAGTGGTGATCATGGATAACTGCTCAATCCATAAAAGTGATGAACTTGAAGCTTTGCTCATCGCTGCTGGCGCTCATCTCATTTATCTCCCCCCCTATTCTCCCGATTTTTCACCGATTGAGAATTGTTGGTCCAAGATTAAGAACATTCTCCGTCGCATCGGTGCAAGGACATACCCTGATTTACTCCAGGCATTAGATACGGCATTCGCAGAAGTGACAATAGAGAATTTGCTGGGTTGGTTTACTCACTGCTGCTACTGTACCTCACAAGACTGA